The Rosettibacter firmus genome contains the following window.
GCAGTTTGTTTTTTAGCAGAATCGATCGCTTTAGTTGTAGATTCAGTTGCACTTAAAAGAGCATTCTGTAAATTTTTTTCAATCCTTTTAAATTCTTTTAATTGTTCTTCTTTTTCTTCAATCTCTTTTAATAATTTTTCATTCTCTTGTTGCAAGCGTTCAAATTCATCTGCAAGTCTTTCAAGAAAAGCTTTAACCTCGTCGCGATCGTAACCACGGACGGATTTATTAAATTCTTGATTTTTTATTCCAAACGGGGTGAATTTCATTTTAAACCCCTAATTATTTTTTCTTTGACCAAATATTGCTGT
Protein-coding sequences here:
- a CDS encoding DivIVA domain-containing protein; translation: MKFTPFGIKNQEFNKSVRGYDRDEVKAFLERLADEFERLQQENEKLLKEIEEKEEQLKEFKRIEKNLQNALLSATESTTKAIDSAKKQTALMIKEAEIKANQIIEKAKESANSIRDSVLKLREEKKLLVAKIKAMIETQANLLEVSSSAVYEPKQKEISSDSKEEQTEINVNDILEKLL